In one Fundulus heteroclitus isolate FHET01 chromosome 3, MU-UCD_Fhet_4.1, whole genome shotgun sequence genomic region, the following are encoded:
- the lsr gene encoding lipolysis-stimulated lipoprotein receptor isoform X1, whose protein sequence is MFWTVFVALLMATESTLAVSVKCPVKRHVVILFQPAILKCDFTTTATQAPIITWKYKSYCRDPIQASLNPSSAENVLAQNNPNYNPNIECADSERTVRIVASKQADAITLGDHYSGRKISILNKADLNLAETAWGESGVYVCSVTSSQDLSGNGEDFTEVLVLERKSNTTDLLPGIDLLVMEDWLLVLLVVLGFLFLLMLIGICWCQCCPHTCCCYVSCPCCPERCCCPRALYEAGKAVKKGIPSQYAPTLYGQGMYAQPVYGGSQGNQSAIPLLPVPNGGGPPQHHYGHEYDGASSVGQGSQVPLLQDGGVDHTRSGYRIQVDPQGNATRAIYYMEKELASLDPSRPANYSRLDNMSTVSSLHDSAEPRGRGGRPPMPTLYDQDEAMSTISSVSQQGRHRDDYPRRGGGPVGGHVRSRSMDNLDDIGRRDRPDYPPHRGPDGPRQRRGSDDEWSSSARSGYDRDYDDRRRRDYSPEDRRRRDGGAQSGLAGRRSHSRDDIMEMERDRRYGGGARGAREDYDDGLLREAMERKRLGEQQRARSQERLDSQSDRSDWGRGPRGPPPLPVSPPSGYPDRRNDYPPPQPPSYSDNESELSRKTNLRKNGAVSRESLVV, encoded by the exons atgttttggacGGTCTTCGTCGCTCTTTTAATGGCGACAG AGTCCACTCTGGCCGTCTCGGTCAAATGTCCTGTCAAGAGACATGTTGTCATTCTCTTCCAACCTGCCATTCTCAAATGTGACTTCACAACAACAGCCACTCAGGCCCCTATTATAACATGGAAGTACAAATCCTACTGCCGGGACCCGATCCAGGCATCGTTGAACCCCAGCAGCGCGGAGAACGTCTTGGCTCAGAACAACCCCAACTATAACCCCAACATCGAGTGTGCTGACAGCGAGAGAACAGTCCGCATTGTGGCATCAAAGCAGGCCGATGCCATTACGCTTGGCGACCATTACAGTGGGCGCAAGATCAGCATCTTAAACA AGGCAGACCTTAACCTCGCTGAGACTGCATGGGGGGAGAGCGGCGTCTACGTCTGCTCTGTGACCTCATCTCAGGATCTTTCAGGAAATGGTGAAGACTTCACAGAAGTACTTGTGCTTg AAAGAAAGTCAAATACTACTGACCTCCTGCCTGGCATTGACTTACTGGTTATGGAAG ACTGGCTCCTGGTTCTTCTGGTGGTTCTGGGCTTCCTATTTCTCCTTATGCTGATCGGGATCTGCTGGTGCCAGTGTTGCCCACACACATGCTGCTGCTACGTCAGCTGTCCCTGCTgcccagaacgctgctgctgtCCACGAGCAT TGTACGAGGCAGGAAAAGCAGTGAAGAAAGGCATACCCAGTCAGTATGCTCCCACACTCTATGGGCAAGGTATGTATGCTCAGCCTGTGTACGGCGGCTCACAGGGTAACCAGTCCGCCATTCCCCTGCTCCCCGTACCCAACGGAGGTGGACCTCCCCAACACCATTACGGCCATGAGTACGATGGGGCCAGCTCAG TGGGTCAGGGGTCCCAAGTGCCTTTGCTGCAGGACGGTGGAGTAGACCACA CTCGTAGTGGTTATCGTATCCAGGTGGACCCACAGGGAAATGCAACCCGTGCCATTTACTACATGGAGAAGGAGCTGGCCTCATTAGACCCATCCAGACCTGCTAACTACAGTCGCT TGGATAATATGAGCACAGTCAGCTCCCTGCATGACAGCGCGGAACCCCGAGGCCGCGGGGGTCGTCCTCCTATGCCCACACTTTATGACCAAGATGAAGCCATGAGCACCATCAGCAGCGTTTCCCAGCAAGGCCGACACCGTGATGACTACCCACGCCGTGGTGGAGGTCCCGTGGGCGGCCATGTCCGTTCCCGCTCCATGGACAACCTTGATGACATTGGACGACGGGACAGACCTGATTACCCGCCGCACAGAGGCCCAGATGGGCCCAGACAGAGGAGAGG CTCTGATGATGAGTGGAGCAGCAGCGCTCGCAGCGGCTACGATCGCGACTATGATGACCGGAGACGCCGGGACTACTCCCCCGAGGATCGCAGAAGAAGAGACGGAGGAGCCCAGAGCGGCCTTGCGGGGCGCCGCAGCCACAGCCGCGACGACATCATGGAGATGGAGAGGGATCGGAGGTATGGCGGTGGCGCAAGGGGGGCCCGGGAAGATTACGACGACGGCCTCCTGCGAGAGGCCATGGAGAGGAAACGGCTGGGCGAGCAGCAGAGGGCACGCAGCCAGGAGCGACTGGATAGCCAGAGTGACCGCTCAGACTGGGGAAGGGGTCCACGTGGGCCCCCACCACTTCCTGTGAGCCCACCTTCAGGGTATCCTGATCGCCGAAATGATTACCCACCCCCTCAACCGCCGTCATACAGTGACAATGAGAGCGAGTTATCAAGGAAAACGAACCTCCGCAAA AATGGAGCTGTGAGCCGGGAGAGCCTGGTTGTGTAA
- the lsr gene encoding lipolysis-stimulated lipoprotein receptor isoform X2: MFWTVFVALLMATESTLAVSVKCPVKRHVVILFQPAILKCDFTTTATQAPIITWKYKSYCRDPIQASLNPSSAENVLAQNNPNYNPNIECADSERTVRIVASKQADAITLGDHYSGRKISILNKADLNLAETAWGESGVYVCSVTSSQDLSGNGEDFTEVLVLDWLLVLLVVLGFLFLLMLIGICWCQCCPHTCCCYVSCPCCPERCCCPRALYEAGKAVKKGIPSQYAPTLYGQGMYAQPVYGGSQGNQSAIPLLPVPNGGGPPQHHYGHEYDGASSVGQGSQVPLLQDGGVDHTRSGYRIQVDPQGNATRAIYYMEKELASLDPSRPANYSRLDNMSTVSSLHDSAEPRGRGGRPPMPTLYDQDEAMSTISSVSQQGRHRDDYPRRGGGPVGGHVRSRSMDNLDDIGRRDRPDYPPHRGPDGPRQRRGSDDEWSSSARSGYDRDYDDRRRRDYSPEDRRRRDGGAQSGLAGRRSHSRDDIMEMERDRRYGGGARGAREDYDDGLLREAMERKRLGEQQRARSQERLDSQSDRSDWGRGPRGPPPLPVSPPSGYPDRRNDYPPPQPPSYSDNESELSRKTNLRKNGAVSRESLVV, encoded by the exons atgttttggacGGTCTTCGTCGCTCTTTTAATGGCGACAG AGTCCACTCTGGCCGTCTCGGTCAAATGTCCTGTCAAGAGACATGTTGTCATTCTCTTCCAACCTGCCATTCTCAAATGTGACTTCACAACAACAGCCACTCAGGCCCCTATTATAACATGGAAGTACAAATCCTACTGCCGGGACCCGATCCAGGCATCGTTGAACCCCAGCAGCGCGGAGAACGTCTTGGCTCAGAACAACCCCAACTATAACCCCAACATCGAGTGTGCTGACAGCGAGAGAACAGTCCGCATTGTGGCATCAAAGCAGGCCGATGCCATTACGCTTGGCGACCATTACAGTGGGCGCAAGATCAGCATCTTAAACA AGGCAGACCTTAACCTCGCTGAGACTGCATGGGGGGAGAGCGGCGTCTACGTCTGCTCTGTGACCTCATCTCAGGATCTTTCAGGAAATGGTGAAGACTTCACAGAAGTACTTGTGCTTg ACTGGCTCCTGGTTCTTCTGGTGGTTCTGGGCTTCCTATTTCTCCTTATGCTGATCGGGATCTGCTGGTGCCAGTGTTGCCCACACACATGCTGCTGCTACGTCAGCTGTCCCTGCTgcccagaacgctgctgctgtCCACGAGCAT TGTACGAGGCAGGAAAAGCAGTGAAGAAAGGCATACCCAGTCAGTATGCTCCCACACTCTATGGGCAAGGTATGTATGCTCAGCCTGTGTACGGCGGCTCACAGGGTAACCAGTCCGCCATTCCCCTGCTCCCCGTACCCAACGGAGGTGGACCTCCCCAACACCATTACGGCCATGAGTACGATGGGGCCAGCTCAG TGGGTCAGGGGTCCCAAGTGCCTTTGCTGCAGGACGGTGGAGTAGACCACA CTCGTAGTGGTTATCGTATCCAGGTGGACCCACAGGGAAATGCAACCCGTGCCATTTACTACATGGAGAAGGAGCTGGCCTCATTAGACCCATCCAGACCTGCTAACTACAGTCGCT TGGATAATATGAGCACAGTCAGCTCCCTGCATGACAGCGCGGAACCCCGAGGCCGCGGGGGTCGTCCTCCTATGCCCACACTTTATGACCAAGATGAAGCCATGAGCACCATCAGCAGCGTTTCCCAGCAAGGCCGACACCGTGATGACTACCCACGCCGTGGTGGAGGTCCCGTGGGCGGCCATGTCCGTTCCCGCTCCATGGACAACCTTGATGACATTGGACGACGGGACAGACCTGATTACCCGCCGCACAGAGGCCCAGATGGGCCCAGACAGAGGAGAGG CTCTGATGATGAGTGGAGCAGCAGCGCTCGCAGCGGCTACGATCGCGACTATGATGACCGGAGACGCCGGGACTACTCCCCCGAGGATCGCAGAAGAAGAGACGGAGGAGCCCAGAGCGGCCTTGCGGGGCGCCGCAGCCACAGCCGCGACGACATCATGGAGATGGAGAGGGATCGGAGGTATGGCGGTGGCGCAAGGGGGGCCCGGGAAGATTACGACGACGGCCTCCTGCGAGAGGCCATGGAGAGGAAACGGCTGGGCGAGCAGCAGAGGGCACGCAGCCAGGAGCGACTGGATAGCCAGAGTGACCGCTCAGACTGGGGAAGGGGTCCACGTGGGCCCCCACCACTTCCTGTGAGCCCACCTTCAGGGTATCCTGATCGCCGAAATGATTACCCACCCCCTCAACCGCCGTCATACAGTGACAATGAGAGCGAGTTATCAAGGAAAACGAACCTCCGCAAA AATGGAGCTGTGAGCCGGGAGAGCCTGGTTGTGTAA